One Laspinema palackyanum D2c DNA segment encodes these proteins:
- the sfsA gene encoding DNA/RNA nuclease SfsA has protein sequence MSEFVYNYPSLFPGTLLKRYKRFLADIKLDTGEEITVHCANPGKMLGLSAPGSRVMVSLSANIKRKLPYSLELVAAEENPTTWVGVNTSLPNQVIKLALAERLFPGLGAYETIKPEVVYGRDRKSRVDFVLTGTEGTTPIYLEVKNVTWAQGEKALFPDAITTRGHKHLLELVDVIETHSARAVALFFISRGDCEVFGPGDTADPLYGKLLREAVAKGLEILPCRFELSPQGVRFLGLAQVAF, from the coding sequence ATGAGCGAGTTTGTTTACAACTATCCCTCTTTATTTCCCGGTACTTTACTCAAGCGGTATAAACGCTTTCTAGCTGATATCAAACTAGATACCGGCGAAGAGATTACTGTACATTGTGCGAACCCGGGTAAAATGTTGGGCTTATCCGCCCCGGGAAGTCGGGTAATGGTGTCCCTAAGTGCCAATATTAAGCGGAAGCTACCCTATAGTTTGGAATTAGTGGCAGCGGAAGAAAATCCGACCACTTGGGTGGGCGTGAATACCAGTTTACCCAATCAAGTGATTAAATTAGCTTTGGCAGAACGACTGTTTCCGGGATTGGGGGCATACGAGACGATCAAGCCGGAAGTGGTTTATGGACGCGATCGCAAGAGTCGGGTAGATTTTGTTCTCACTGGAACTGAGGGAACCACACCGATTTATCTGGAAGTGAAAAATGTCACTTGGGCCCAGGGAGAAAAAGCATTATTTCCCGATGCTATCACCACCCGAGGACACAAGCATTTGTTAGAATTAGTAGATGTGATCGAGACTCACTCAGCTAGGGCAGTGGCGTTATTTTTTATCAGTCGGGGAGATTGTGAGGTTTTTGGTCCAGGAGATACAGCAGATCCGCTTTATGGCAAGTTGTTACGGGAAGCGGTTGCCAAGGGTCTGGAAATTTTACCCTGTCGGTTTGAGTTAAGTCCGCAAGGGGTGAGGTTTTTGGGTTTAGCTCAGGTGGCATTTTAG